In Labilibaculum sp. DW002, the genomic window GAATCTGATCAGAGAAGAGTTGATATTATTGGCGTTGTGGAGGATTTCAATTACAGTTCTGCACACGATCAAATTGGGGACTATATTTTCATCATCAATGAATCTCATAACAGAGGCAGATTTATTCATATTCGTGTATCGCCAGGGAATACAAAAACAGCAATGACGAGTATTAAGAAAGAGTGGGAAAATCATTATCCCAACCAAAAAATAGATTACTTCTTTATGGATGATAAAATTGCACAGCAGTACAAATCAGAAAACATTCTACAGCGAATTCTAATGAGTTTCTCTATTCTTGGAATTATCATCGGAATTCTCGGAATTAGTGCACTCTCCTATTTTACCTCCGAACAAAGAACCAAAGAAATAGGTATCAGGAAGGTGAACGGAGCAAAAACCAAAGAAATACTATCCATGCTAAATGGTGATTTTGTAAAATGGGTAGCTATTGCCTTTGTAATTGCATGCCCTATTGCCTGGTTTACACTGAGAAAGTGGCTTGAAAACTTTGCCTATAGAACGGAGCTCAGTTGGTGGATGTTCATCTTGGCAGGAATTATTGCAATGGGAATAGCCCTAATAACTGTTTCATTTCAATCATGGAGAGCTGCCACACGGAATCCGGTGGAAAGTTTGAGATACGAGTAAATCTAAAACAAAAAATATGCTTTGGTATCATATTAAATATGCAATAAGAAGTACCCTGCGACAAAAATCCTATGGAATTACCAATATTATTGGTTTATCCATATCCCTTGCTGCTATTTTCTTAATCCTGTATTACATCCAATTTGAGACTGGTTTTGATCAACATTACTCCAATAGTGCACGGGTAGCTCGTTTTACCATGGAATATCAAAAAGGTGATTACAGTAACCATTTTGCTCGTGTTAAATATTCAGGCATTCAATATCTTGATGAAGATATCTCGGAAGTAAAATGCATGGCTCGTCTTTCTCCTTTTAGGCAATGTGCCGTTAAGATTGGAGAGGATAAATTCTATAGCAAGGGTGCCTATGCAACAGACTCAAATTATTTTAAGGTATTCAACGACACCTTATTACTGGGAAATCCAAATGAGATCTTAAATTCAAAAAATCAAGCTGTTATATCAGAGTCTATTAGTAAAAAATTCTTTTCCTCAGAGAATCCAATAGGCAAACAAATCTCTCTGGAACATCAATTTAATCCTCAATTTGTTGAGTATACAATTGTTGGTGTTATGAAAGATGTTCCTTCTCAAACCCATTTTCATCCAGAAATCCTTACCTCTCTGGATAAACAAGACAATTATTCAGCATGGAATTACACCTATTTGCTTTTGGATAAACCCGAAAGTATCAATCGGGTAAAAAATCAGTTTGATGAATTCAAGAAAAAACACTTAGATGAAGTATCAGCCCCTCTTTATACATTTCATCTACAAGCTGTTCAGGATATCCATCTGCATAGTCACAAAGACAGAGAAATAGAAATTAATGGAGATATAAAAAATGTAAGAATATTAATTCTATTGGCGATACTTATTATTGTAGTGGCCTTTATCAACTTTACAAATTTAAATCTTGTGGCCATAAAGGAGCGATCTAAAAATATATTGGTAAACCATTTTCTTGGTGGAAAACTACATCACATTGTCATAGTAGGTTTCTGGCAAAATCTTATCATCATTGGTCTTTCTGTCCTTATTGGATTTATTTTAGCTCGTTTGGCATATCCAGGTTTTCAGCACCTATTTTCTCTACCTGATTTTGCCATTTCACTGTCTACCTATAAAGTTTTACTAATTACAATATTTCTGCTACTCCTGTGTGGATCCTTTATCGGAATCTTACCCATTCTGAGATACAAAATTAAGCCAGATATAGTTAATAGTTCAGGACAAGATCTTAAAGCTAAATCAGGAAAAATATCGAGTGGTATATTATTATCCTTGCAGTTTGCCATCGTAGTTGGTCTATTAATTACAACTTTCGTTATCCAAAGTCAGATACATCTTTTAATGGCAAATAGGCTAGGCGGAAACGACAAAAACATTATTAACATCACAAACGTATCGCGCTCTTTACTTGACAAATATGATATATTTAAAAGCAAATTATTAAAAATACCCGGAATTGAAAATGTAACTGGTGCTATGGAAGAGCCAGGAGGCGAAATCATGGATGCCTTTTTCTACCATTTGGATGGTATAACCAAAGAAGAATTCTCAAGCAATCGCCTTAATGTATTCCCTTGCGATCACAATTATCTAGATTTTTATAACGTAAAAATGCTAGCTGGTAGCAACTTCACTCCCGATCCAGATAAAAAGCAATACATCCTAAACAAAACAGCATTAAAATACATTAAAGCGGAACTTCCCGCTGAAGAATTTATTAATCGGGATTTTGAATTCAATTATAATTATAACGAACTTCTGTCAAAAGGGAAAATTGTTGGTATTTGTGACGACTTGCATTTAACAAGCATGGATGAGAAGGAAAAACCCATTGCTTTACATTATCAAAACATGGTTAATTCCTGCATAAGCATACGTTTTACTCCTGAAGCTCTGCTTGGTATTTTACCTGAAATCCAATCTACATGGGAGCAATTATTTCCTGATTATGCATTGGAATATCATTTCATCGATGATTTGTATCTGCAACAATACAAACAATACATCAATCAACGGAATTTTCTGAGTGTGTTGTCAATCCTATCCATTCTAATAGCTTGCATCGGATTGATTGCAATTTCCATTTCAATGATACAAGCCAGAAAAAAAGAAATAAGCATCAGAAAGGTAAATGGGGCAAAAACCCATGAAATTATTAGAATGCTCAATAAAGATTATCTCAAATGGATGATTATTGCCTTCATTATAGCTTGTCCAATAGCTTATTATGCCATAGATAAATGGTTGGAAAATTTTGCCTACAAAACAGAACTTTCATGGTGGGTATTTGCTTTGGCAGGATTCTTAGCTATGGGAATCGCACTGCTTACCGTTTCTTTTCAATCCTGGCGAGCAGCAACAAAAAATCCTGTGGAGAGTTTGAGGTATGAGTAGATCAAATCTTAATTTAAAAAACAATAAATGATTTAACTAACAATAACACAGTATGAAAAAAACACTATTATTCACAATTTTCCTGTTCTCTTCTATTACACTTCTTTTGGCACAACAAAATGATGTCGAAAAAGAGAAAGAGCTTATTAAAAATGTAATTCAAAGTGCATATATTGATGGCTTGTGCAATAATTTTGAACTTGATTCGATACATGAGGGGATCCATCCAGGTTTTGTTTTATTTGGATCGGGACAAGGAAATATCCTGAGAAAAACCACAATACACAATTGGATCGAATATGCAAAAATGGGCAAAGCCAAGGGTAATAAATATACTTTCCAAAATGAGTTTACCACCATAAAATATCAATTTATTGATGTTACTGGCAAAGCGGCTGTAGCTAAAATAGATTTTTACGAAGGTGAAGAATTAAAATTTGTAGATTACCTGTCCTTATTGAAATTTGAATCAGGATGGAGGATAATCAGCAAAACTTATCACGCCTTGCCACAAGAAAAATAAAAGGATTTTAAAGAATCGTACCCTTTTAAGGAATAATGAATAAGCCTCAGGTTAAAACCTGAGGCTTATTCATTATTTATTTACTCGTTTATACCAAGTAATTTCATCTCCTTGATATTTGAATTTTTCTTCCAATTTAAAACCTAATTTCTCCAAAACTCGTTGCGATTTCTTATTGCTCACCAAAGTCATGCTGCAAATTTCAGGTAGCTTTAATTCTGAAAAAGCATATTCAATCGCAGCCTTTGTGGCTTCAGTAATTAATCCTTTCCCCCAATATTTACGCAACAAACGAAAACGCAGATCATAAAAATCAATGTGCCCGTTATAGCTTTCCTTTTCCAACTTAAACCCTGTCCAGCCAATAAAACGATCCGATTCTTTCTCAACAATCGCCCACCTACCAATTCCATTCTTTTGGTATTGCTCCTGTATCGATTCAATCATTTTTTGACTCTGACCAATGTCACGAATCGGTTTTCGCCCTAAAAACTTATACACTTCGGGGTCAGAATCCATTTCAAACATGAATTCATCATCACTAGCTAATATTTCTCGTAGATATAATCTTTCTGTTTCAAACAATATTTTCATTCTGAGCCTTCCTACTTTTCATTTTAAAAATCAATATTTTAATCTCGCACATATCCGTCAATTGTGCAAATTTTTCAGCCTTAAAATTCTTATTTAGATTAAATTACCAGAATATTTAACTATAGATTAACAGATTACTCATTTTAGCCTTTATTAGCACAAAAAAAAAGCAACAGCTCTTTCGAACCATTGCTTTATATCTTTTCACAATTATTAATTGCTTAAACGTGTCTCAAAATATCTTCCAAATTCTCAAATTTGGTTTTGTAATCATTCATCGAACGAACAATTACTTCATGAGCCTCTTCAACCCCATAAATGTGAGTAATTTCAGCCTCACTCTCCAAACCTGGCATATCCTTATAAGTTAAGAAATAATGCTTTAAACGATCAGTAATTACAGCTGGCACACATTTTATATCGGTAAAACCACCATACGTAGCATCGTTTATTAAAACAGCAATTATCTTATCATCCGCCTCATTTCCATCAATCATTCTAAAGCCACCAATTGGGCGAACTTCAGCAATAATATCCCCATGAGAAATTGATTTTTCCGTTAAAATACAAATATCTAAAGGATCCAAATCTCCTTCAATACCTTCTTTTCCAGATTTTTCGCTACAGTATTCGCCAACCGATCTTCCACAATAAGTCTGTGGTAAAAATCCATACAAAGCAGGAACTACATTCGAAAATTTCTGAGGGCGATCAATCTTTAAATAACCACTCGTTTTATCAACCTCATATTTAACGGTATCAGTAGGAACCATTTCAATAAAAGCCATTACCGATTCCGGCGCATTGTCTCCAACATCCAGCCCATGCCAAGGATGAGACTTGTAACGCAATCCCATTAATCTTGCAATAGGATCATTCAATTTGTTTCCCATAGTAAGTGTTTCTTTTAAAGCTTCGTTTTTAGCACAACGATCTTAATTCTTTAGTTAAACAAATTTAGCAAAACAATATAAAAAACAACCCAATCGTCTTTTTCTTTTCTCTTTATTCTCAAAATTGAGTGATTTCCGCCATTTTTATTGGGGTTCCCTCCTTTCAGTCGGTCGGGCTATTCGCTATAACTCCTCGCCTTCCCACTCACATCCCAACGCCAAGCTGTGGGGTTTCCGCTTCTATCCCTAACCCAAAACCGCTGCTATTATCAAATTACTACGAACAATTCCCCCACCAACCAATGCAAACATGCTTATTGTATGATGTGGCGATAATTCGAATACAGAATATCCCAGAGGGATTTCATGTTTATAAAAAAACAATACGAAAAGTTTGGTACGACTCCTTCGGAGTCGAATTATGTGGGTTAGCTTTTTTGCTATAAATATTTGAATCCTAAGGATTCATTCTTAATTGTCAATTGTTCTTCTCTTCACTAGTTTCTTCTTCCTGATTAATTATATTTTCCTCTTCAACTATTGGGTTGATGAGCAAAGGAATGTCGCTCACAATAGCAGAATGAATTAGTCCCCAAGACATGATTAGGCTGGTCGAAATAATAATGAACAAAAGGATACCAGGATCAAAGGACTCGTTAGCATATTCTTGAGGAATGGCATAATACAGCAAAACGGTAATCAAGCCTCGAGGTGCGATCCAAATTTGTGGAAAAATATCAACACCTATAAAAATACGAAGCAATAACCAGCGTATGGCATAAATACTAAGCAAGAGCATTAAACTGACCTCCAAAACACTATAGTTGAGCAGATTTGAAACAATAATACTCAAGCCAAATATTACAAAAAAGAAGGTCCTAACAACAAAAGCAGATTCCATTGTTATCACATGCAGCTCTCTTTTTAAAACATCGAACCTCTCTTTATGAAGATATTTTCGCAAAGGACCACGATAAAACAATTCATTATTCTGAGCAATTATTCCAAACACAAGAATGATAATGAGCGGTGATAAATGTAATATTTTGCCAACAGCATAAAGTAAAACCAATATAGAAATCAACAGAAATAAATGCGCTCCATCTTTAACAAACTGGAAGGCATATAGAAGTAAGTAGCTAGCAACAAATGCGACTATGCAAGAAACGACAGTGCTTATACCAAAACTTAACATCGGATGCATAATTTGTGATGTAC contains:
- a CDS encoding inorganic pyrophosphatase codes for the protein MGNKLNDPIARLMGLRYKSHPWHGLDVGDNAPESVMAFIEMVPTDTVKYEVDKTSGYLKIDRPQKFSNVVPALYGFLPQTYCGRSVGEYCSEKSGKEGIEGDLDPLDICILTEKSISHGDIIAEVRPIGGFRMIDGNEADDKIIAVLINDATYGGFTDIKCVPAVITDRLKHYFLTYKDMPGLESEAEITHIYGVEEAHEVIVRSMNDYKTKFENLEDILRHV
- a CDS encoding cation:proton antiporter, producing the protein MLEFDSYHLIIAGCLIILLSFIFTKIANRTNVPAVLMLIGLGVIIQYGLKLMKIPEIDFFPILEIIGIIGLIMIVLEAALELELKKDKIRVILKSLLVASLGLIFSLMAAAGIIFYLIPDMDWFTAMLYATPLSILSSAIIIPSVGNLSEEKKEFHVYESTFSDIIGIMLFYFVLNVIEFQNPDPLSTSQIMHPMLSFGISTVVSCIVAFVASYLLLYAFQFVKDGAHLFLLISILVLLYAVGKILHLSPLIIILVFGIIAQNNELFYRGPLRKYLHKERFDVLKRELHVITMESAFVVRTFFFVIFGLSIIVSNLLNYSVLEVSLMLLLSIYAIRWLLLRIFIGVDIFPQIWIAPRGLITVLLYYAIPQEYANESFDPGILLFIIISTSLIMSWGLIHSAIVSDIPLLINPIVEEENIINQEEETSEEKNN
- a CDS encoding ABC transporter permease, coding for MLWYHIKYAIRSTLRQKSYGITNIIGLSISLAAIFLILYYIQFETGFDQHYSNSARVARFTMEYQKGDYSNHFARVKYSGIQYLDEDISEVKCMARLSPFRQCAVKIGEDKFYSKGAYATDSNYFKVFNDTLLLGNPNEILNSKNQAVISESISKKFFSSENPIGKQISLEHQFNPQFVEYTIVGVMKDVPSQTHFHPEILTSLDKQDNYSAWNYTYLLLDKPESINRVKNQFDEFKKKHLDEVSAPLYTFHLQAVQDIHLHSHKDREIEINGDIKNVRILILLAILIIVVAFINFTNLNLVAIKERSKNILVNHFLGGKLHHIVIVGFWQNLIIIGLSVLIGFILARLAYPGFQHLFSLPDFAISLSTYKVLLITIFLLLLCGSFIGILPILRYKIKPDIVNSSGQDLKAKSGKISSGILLSLQFAIVVGLLITTFVIQSQIHLLMANRLGGNDKNIINITNVSRSLLDKYDIFKSKLLKIPGIENVTGAMEEPGGEIMDAFFYHLDGITKEEFSSNRLNVFPCDHNYLDFYNVKMLAGSNFTPDPDKKQYILNKTALKYIKAELPAEEFINRDFEFNYNYNELLSKGKIVGICDDLHLTSMDEKEKPIALHYQNMVNSCISIRFTPEALLGILPEIQSTWEQLFPDYALEYHFIDDLYLQQYKQYINQRNFLSVLSILSILIACIGLIAISISMIQARKKEISIRKVNGAKTHEIIRMLNKDYLKWMIIAFIIACPIAYYAIDKWLENFAYKTELSWWVFALAGFLAMGIALLTVSFQSWRAATKNPVESLRYE
- a CDS encoding nuclear transport factor 2 family protein, translating into MKKTLLFTIFLFSSITLLLAQQNDVEKEKELIKNVIQSAYIDGLCNNFELDSIHEGIHPGFVLFGSGQGNILRKTTIHNWIEYAKMGKAKGNKYTFQNEFTTIKYQFIDVTGKAAVAKIDFYEGEELKFVDYLSLLKFESGWRIISKTYHALPQEK
- a CDS encoding GNAT family N-acetyltransferase encodes the protein MKILFETERLYLREILASDDEFMFEMDSDPEVYKFLGRKPIRDIGQSQKMIESIQEQYQKNGIGRWAIVEKESDRFIGWTGFKLEKESYNGHIDFYDLRFRLLRKYWGKGLITEATKAAIEYAFSELKLPEICSMTLVSNKKSQRVLEKLGFKLEEKFKYQGDEITWYKRVNK